The region GTCTTCCAGGGATGAACGTTTCGGAACGTTTGTTACGCCGGTTGGGTTGTGGAGTTCGATGctcgtttgtttttggtttgttgcgGAGTGTTGGGTTCTATTTGTGGTGTCGTTGGAAGTGTTCATACCTTCGAGGTCTTCAAAAGGAAAATgcgaagatgtgtgtgtgtgtgtgtgtgtgtgtgtgtgtgtgtgtgtgttgcatacacatgtatctctctctctctctctctctctctctctctctctctctctctctctctctctctctctctctctctctctctctctctctctctctctctctgtaagaaaTTCGTGTCAAGAAGTTTGCATGAGaattttctttcgtatttcttgCAATGCTAATTGTGAAAGAGACGAtttttccatacatatatttttttttctgtagcataTTACTAACTctgaaatatacttttttttaagagatgtgcttcatatatgtaagtatgtatgtgtaacacacacacacacacacacacacacacacacacacacacacacacacacacacacacacacacacacacacacacacacacacacaccacgcacacacacacacacacacacacacacacacacacacacacacacacacacacacaaacactaaaacacatacaatatataatatatatatatatatatatatatatatatatatatatatatatatatacatatgtgtatatactaatactatatatatatatatatataatatatatatatatatattatattattatcatatatttatattattatttatagatagacataaatatgtatttttatatgatgtgtgtgtgagagtgatacgatgatataatgaatatcaaCACGACAACAGTACCTATAATAAGTTCATGGATAGTAAACAATATTATCCAACTGAAAACAAAACTTCCAACTGCAGAATTATATGATAACATTCAACATGATAAAGGCAAAATTCCAATCCTAAAGTGGGAAATATTTTACAACCGGAAGCCCATAAATCCAGATAAAAAAAGGTACAACTGAAACCATCAAATTAAGCTTTACCATCAAAGTTTAAACATATTACCGAAATGTATAAGATAACGTGGTTATTGGGTGTTTTCATATCAGCATGTCGTATCAGCGATGGAAAACAACTTGTTTTGATTCAAAGCTTTCGACGGTCTATTTTATACGCTGTGTTAACCTATTGATTCTGTTTGATGGGTGAAAAACACGGGGTCAAATATCCGCGTAGATTatctgatatatgatatatttcgaTAGAAAATAAGTTTTGCAGTTGAAAACTTCCTACAAGCATGGTAAAGAATTTGCtggcacatactcacacacatacgtgtttgtatgtgtgtgtgtgtatacacatacacacatacacacacacacacacacacacacgcacacacacacacacacacacacacacacacacacacacacacacacacacacacaccacacacacacacacacacacacacacacacacacacacacacacacacacacacacacacacacacacacacacacacacacaaacgcacgcacgcacgcacgcacacacgcacgcacacgcgcacgcacgcgcatacacatacacatacataataaataaatatacatatatatatatatatatatatatatatacatttatgcatatataacttGCATTTTGATTATGCGTAAAGAAAGCACCTGGGATATTCGCAGTAGCAGCATTTTACGTCCAATTAGTCACATTCATTATTTCAAAAACGttcccgtgccgggaatcgaacccgggcctcgcgggtgagagccgcgtatcctagccactagaccacacgggagGATATGAGAATGAGAGGCCCATTATATCTTGTTTTTTAATGATTGTTGCTTgtttaaagcaaaataaatatatgtaaagattGTGGAACATAGTGCATGCGTTTTTGCTTTCTTACTTGAGCAAACACACACGGGTGTTTGCTTATGCGTGGCGGACAGACGCATCTGCTCAGTGTCAAAATAAAAAGGACgaagattattaaaatatttttttttttgatagcctGTAAAACTtgatgaaaatggcaaaaaaaatcacGACGGGTCTTCTATGCAAAGGGGGAGAGTATGCCCACCTGAAACGGAGCGTCTAATATGCCCGGGCATCTTTTATGCTGTCCATTGCGGTATTTCCTGTATAACTCtagagaaaataatgaaggtTTGGCTAAATAATACCCatacctatctttctctatccctgtgtgtgtgtgtttgtgtgtgtgtatgtgtgtgtgtgtgtgtgtgtgtgtgtgtgtgtgtgtgtgtgtgtgtgtgtgtgtgtgtgtgtgtgtgtgtgtgtgtgtgtgtgtgtgtgtgtgtgtgtgtgtatatcccacAATATTGGTACTGATAGCAGGAGAGAGAATTTACTATATCAGGGACATTGCGGggtaaaatgtgaaagaaaattcATAAGATTAGAAAAATGATCTGTAGTCGCACGGGAGGATGGTACGTAACCTATGCGATTACGTAATATAAGATGCAATGCATGGGGTAGTCTCTGCTACCATCCACGCCGTTAACACACTGCCAGAATGCGTGGATCACGAGGCCACAATGGTGTACAGCATTCCGTTTATCCTCAAAGGAGGCGGCAGCATTAATAGGAAGGAAAACACCCTTGCAGTCTGACAATAGGCGGCATGTACTGAGGGTATGAGATTCCCGTCCTGAGTTGGACTTGTGACGTGGAGTATAAAGTGAAAGGGCACGCGGAAGCGTTTCTAGGAGGCATTGAGATGGCAGAGTTTAAGCGGGAGAAGTGCTTTAACCATGAGGCTCTCCTCGAACTATGCTTATGAGCCCTGCATACGGAAAAGACCTGTGGTAGGTGCAATGACACGAGAAAGCCTGGCCTGAAGATGATGAAGTTCGGGCGAGACAAGGTTCTGCCTTGTATTCATGGATGTCGAATGAACGGGCATGCTCATCCTTACCTGCGCCCCCCCCACTCTCGCCCTCGAGCCTTCATTGCAGGCGATATAATTGTACGTTTATAATTACTACATCTATTTGTACTCGTGGCAGTatacccccaccctttcccacctCACCAGCTGACCCGTAAATGGACCGGCGTAATCTCGCGAACGAAAGAACAAGCCATTCGCAGTACCATCCTTGTGTGCGCGTCGGTTTCAGAGGAACAACAAGGCAGTCAATGTGACCGGCCTTTTTCCCTCACTCTGACTTTCGTGGAATACACAGCTGGTAGCAGAGACCAAGGGGGCGCACGGAGGACTGGAAGTATGTTGCTGGGTCGGTTGAATGTTCTCGCAAGCCTCGATCAGCGCGATGATCCAGCGATCGCAGAGATTACACAGGTGATATTCTTTAGTATGGTAGATGATTTAAGTGATGCCTCatgc is a window of Penaeus monodon isolate SGIC_2016 chromosome 36, NSTDA_Pmon_1, whole genome shotgun sequence DNA encoding:
- the LOC119595624 gene encoding uncharacterized protein LOC119595624 — encoded protein: MNGHAHPYLRPPHSRPRAFIAGDIILTRKWTGVISRTKEQAIRSTILVCASVSEEQQGSQCDRPFSLTLTFVEYTAGSRDQGGARRTGSMLLGRLNVLASLDQRDDPAIAEITQVKEGGCKLQEDVKSNSLWPTNSESKYVGRICSGFSNDGARMLMTPLNAKCTPLTKLLWTYTTQYHLLVKSMNLFDLKMSSSAQGHLCLKRDIF